From one Rhizobium sp. BT04 genomic stretch:
- a CDS encoding NAD(P)/FAD-dependent oxidoreductase, whose amino-acid sequence MDTHRVVVVGGGFAGLQLAKDLKCPDTSITIVDRRNHHLFQPLLYQVATTVLATSEIAWPIRALFRGRKDVSTLLGEVVGVDTEARVVSLKDGNAIPYDTLVLATGARHAYFGRDEWEPFAPGLKALEDATTIRRRLLLAFEKAELEADPERRKAMLTFSIIGAGPTGVEMAGIIAQLAQRTLVEEFRSIDTRSARILLIEAGPRVLPVFPEALSRYAEQSLIKMGVEVRTGIPVTACNENGIAIGDEFVSSRTVIWAAGVQASNAAAWVGAEKDRAGRAVVQPDLTVGGKPEIFIIGDTASVKAADGTPVPGVAPAAKQQGKYVASVIEARRLGIPTPSAFRYRHLGNLATIGPNSAVIDFGKIRLKGGIAWWIWGLAHIYFLIGTRSRLAVGLSWLWIFVSGHHSARLITQKETLKDEV is encoded by the coding sequence ATGGATACGCATCGAGTTGTCGTAGTCGGCGGTGGCTTTGCCGGACTCCAGTTAGCGAAGGACCTCAAGTGTCCCGACACTTCCATAACGATCGTCGACAGGCGCAACCATCACCTCTTTCAACCGCTCCTCTACCAAGTTGCCACGACTGTATTGGCAACCTCGGAGATAGCCTGGCCCATCAGAGCATTGTTCAGAGGACGAAAGGATGTATCGACGCTGCTGGGCGAGGTTGTTGGCGTTGATACCGAGGCACGCGTAGTATCGCTCAAGGATGGGAATGCTATTCCCTATGACACGCTCGTTCTCGCGACAGGTGCAAGGCACGCCTATTTTGGCCGGGACGAGTGGGAGCCGTTTGCGCCCGGGCTAAAGGCACTCGAAGACGCGACGACCATCCGGCGGCGGCTTCTTCTCGCGTTTGAGAAGGCCGAATTGGAGGCTGATCCCGAACGGCGGAAGGCAATGCTCACGTTCAGCATAATCGGAGCAGGCCCGACAGGCGTGGAGATGGCTGGGATTATAGCGCAACTGGCCCAACGAACCCTTGTTGAGGAGTTCCGTAGCATCGACACCAGATCGGCGCGCATCCTTCTCATCGAGGCAGGTCCACGTGTCCTACCCGTGTTCCCGGAGGCACTTTCGAGATATGCCGAGCAGTCGCTAATCAAGATGGGCGTCGAAGTGAGAACAGGCATTCCCGTGACGGCATGCAACGAGAACGGCATCGCGATCGGAGATGAGTTCGTTTCAAGCCGGACCGTCATCTGGGCTGCGGGGGTGCAAGCGTCGAACGCCGCCGCCTGGGTCGGTGCTGAAAAGGACAGGGCGGGTAGGGCGGTCGTGCAGCCAGATCTGACTGTTGGCGGTAAGCCCGAGATTTTTATTATTGGAGATACTGCCTCCGTGAAGGCCGCTGATGGAACACCCGTCCCCGGAGTGGCTCCCGCCGCCAAACAGCAAGGCAAATATGTCGCTTCGGTAATTGAAGCACGACGTCTGGGTATACCCACTCCAAGTGCGTTCAGATATAGGCATCTGGGAAACCTGGCTACCATCGGGCCGAATTCGGCTGTTATCGACTTTGGGAAGATCCGGCTCAAGGGCGGAATTGCATGGTGGATTTGGGGGCTTGCCCATATCTACTTCCTGATAGGTACGAGGAGCAGATTGGCAGTGGGACTAAGCTGGCTATGGATCTTTGTTTCCGGCCATCACTCCGCACGTTTGATCACGCAAAAAGAAACCTTAAAGGATGAGGTTTAG
- a CDS encoding putative quinol monooxygenase — translation MTSKKSEEQHLVVEFKTTSQNRNRVKELLQEFIGPAREESGCLYYDLYQRSDDPNTFIILDGWQNEAAVVGHGEHPNVKRVLEPLLPLLVSPPSINVNTRISD, via the coding sequence ATGACATCGAAGAAGTCAGAGGAACAGCACCTTGTCGTGGAATTCAAAACCACGTCCCAAAATCGAAATCGCGTAAAAGAACTCCTTCAGGAATTCATTGGACCCGCCCGCGAAGAGTCTGGTTGTCTCTACTACGACCTCTACCAGCGGTCGGACGATCCGAACACTTTCATCATCTTAGACGGCTGGCAGAATGAGGCGGCTGTCGTTGGCCATGGCGAACATCCTAATGTCAAGCGGGTGCTGGAGCCTCTTCTTCCACTGTTGGTGAGTCCACCGTCGATTAATGTAAATACCCGTATCAGCGACTGA
- a CDS encoding AraC family transcriptional regulator, translating to MSPSKIDHFSLKGTCSEELAAALSRLSPQSEAHVHGDKTIAYDVHAITNGPIAVIAAHYEGDLTVQHRGPAEANIIMLPLHGRSVVTVDGRQIPSEGTRGVFVNSMSASTTQFIGPRKHLGLRIAHDELTRRLGCRLNTPIRGSLDFSPEIDLSVGFGSLLVQLVPVLYAGLRDGTLLQSPIALHHLTETTMELLIEAAQHRYSSELCRVAESPLPKAVKRAVDYMRANITRPLSLEEIATACGVSRRTLQSGFRNFRNTTPLAFLQHLRLELVHQELMTGEPGLSVTQVALKWGFVHRGRFSADYRKRYGVLPSETLRIS from the coding sequence GTGTCCCCCTCTAAGATTGACCATTTCTCGCTCAAAGGTACCTGCAGCGAGGAACTCGCGGCAGCGCTTTCGAGGCTTTCCCCGCAATCTGAAGCGCATGTACATGGCGATAAGACGATCGCCTACGATGTACATGCGATTACCAATGGTCCGATTGCAGTTATTGCCGCGCACTACGAGGGCGACCTAACCGTCCAGCACCGGGGACCGGCGGAGGCAAACATCATCATGCTTCCACTACATGGGCGATCGGTCGTTACCGTTGACGGCAGACAAATCCCGTCAGAGGGAACGCGGGGCGTTTTCGTGAACAGTATGTCGGCGAGTACGACCCAATTCATTGGGCCCAGGAAACATTTGGGGCTTAGGATCGCCCATGATGAGCTGACGCGCCGTTTGGGATGTCGGCTCAATACGCCAATAAGAGGCAGCCTCGATTTTTCGCCAGAAATCGACCTATCGGTCGGGTTCGGCTCCCTTTTGGTTCAACTGGTACCAGTGCTGTATGCTGGATTACGAGACGGAACCCTCCTTCAATCACCGATAGCACTTCATCACCTCACTGAAACGACGATGGAGCTTTTGATCGAAGCTGCGCAGCATCGCTACTCATCTGAGTTATGCCGCGTTGCTGAATCACCCTTACCCAAGGCCGTTAAGCGGGCGGTCGACTATATGCGTGCCAATATTACTCGGCCGCTATCTCTTGAGGAAATCGCAACGGCTTGTGGCGTAAGCCGACGCACTCTTCAAAGCGGTTTTCGCAACTTTCGGAATACGACCCCTCTGGCATTCCTGCAGCACCTACGGTTGGAATTAGTGCATCAGGAACTGATGACAGGCGAACCTGGCCTCTCGGTCACGCAGGTCGCTCTGAAATGGGGCTTCGTGCATAGAGGCAGATTTTCTGCGGACTATCGCAAGCGCTATGGGGTACTTCCCTCGGAAACATTGCGTATATCATAA
- a CDS encoding methyl-accepting chemotaxis protein: MSRLPLSLLLMILAIIPLTAFVIIGVSTSLGYYREYSTFRSAQTTQRLGREGGFLAQAIAAEAFAGADVRRAKQAASDRAFTAVFSAYDSWKKAFDDPAIERAVQIIRERRDNIDSFRRRVDDGTASEAEGAVALRPAALAGLELVRRTGATVNDLDLARQITGFHALMQITEASLLEIRPGRAYVKNSAMSVDLFSSLLQSKNLKQLYVPAMQEFLPADLVKSYDDFEASAAGKFIAGVRDQMYANQPGVSFPPETLDRWNEITQQRAALLTALIMRTGDELDEMAFQRYADLRNAFIGYSGATLLIMSTVLILCISVVRRISSSIRTLTSRMKALAEGDTSAPVPLTIRRDEIGDMARCLEFFRGAAIQKSNLETSAEAERIRSDQEKLDIQVRAEKEAEERLIRATTALATGLKRMADGDLIYEIEEPLAPQFESLRRDFNASIRQLRDVLVTVGHSVETVTNGSSGVSAASENLSRRTEQQAASLEETAAALEEITVNVASTTKRTAEARGAVQQMRDHAEMSGRVVRDAIGAMNRIENSSKQISQIISVIDAIAFQTNLLALNAGVEAARAGDAGKGFAVVAQEVRELAQRSATAAKEIKDLIGNSALAVDEGVRLVSETGSGLRTIEELVQDVNLHMDAIATASQEQSSGLREINGAVNHMDHATQENASMVAEMNTAGSHLAQESQSLAALLKHFHFKDESGKPQKVTGELGKSFPPGQTMVDRGDYPMRRGNLVLAPSNDDWQAF; the protein is encoded by the coding sequence ATGTCGAGACTGCCGCTATCTCTACTTTTAATGATTTTGGCAATTATCCCGTTGACGGCGTTCGTAATCATCGGAGTATCAACATCACTGGGATATTACCGAGAATACTCTACCTTCCGCAGCGCACAAACAACGCAGCGACTTGGGCGGGAAGGCGGATTCCTCGCCCAAGCTATAGCGGCGGAAGCGTTTGCAGGCGCCGACGTGCGTCGGGCAAAGCAAGCTGCATCGGACAGGGCTTTTACAGCGGTCTTTTCCGCTTACGACTCTTGGAAAAAGGCATTCGACGATCCGGCCATAGAACGGGCGGTACAGATCATTCGTGAAAGGCGGGACAATATCGATAGCTTCCGCCGGCGCGTCGATGACGGAACGGCTAGCGAGGCGGAGGGAGCTGTTGCTTTGCGCCCAGCTGCCCTTGCGGGCTTGGAGCTCGTCCGTCGCACTGGGGCGACTGTCAATGATTTGGATTTAGCACGCCAAATTACCGGTTTTCACGCGCTCATGCAGATCACGGAAGCTAGTTTGCTGGAGATCAGGCCCGGCCGAGCCTACGTCAAAAATTCAGCCATGTCCGTCGATCTATTTTCGTCCCTCTTACAGTCAAAAAATCTAAAGCAGCTTTATGTGCCTGCGATGCAGGAATTTCTCCCCGCCGATCTCGTCAAATCTTATGACGACTTCGAGGCCAGCGCCGCAGGCAAGTTCATCGCGGGCGTTCGCGATCAGATGTATGCAAACCAGCCGGGCGTTTCCTTCCCCCCCGAGACGTTGGATCGATGGAATGAAATCACCCAACAGCGGGCTGCTTTGTTGACCGCACTCATTATGCGCACCGGCGACGAGTTGGACGAGATGGCATTTCAGCGTTACGCCGATCTTCGCAATGCCTTTATCGGCTACTCCGGCGCCACGCTTCTGATCATGTCTACGGTACTCATTTTGTGCATTTCGGTCGTTCGGAGAATTTCAAGCTCCATTCGGACTCTGACAAGCCGAATGAAGGCACTCGCAGAAGGCGATACGTCGGCGCCGGTGCCCTTGACGATCCGACGCGACGAGATCGGGGACATGGCGCGTTGCCTTGAGTTTTTCCGCGGCGCGGCCATACAGAAAAGTAACCTGGAGACATCCGCGGAAGCTGAGCGCATTCGTTCTGACCAAGAGAAGCTGGATATTCAGGTAAGGGCGGAAAAAGAAGCAGAAGAGCGCCTCATCCGAGCGACGACGGCATTGGCAACCGGGTTGAAGCGGATGGCGGATGGAGACTTGATTTATGAAATTGAGGAGCCGTTAGCGCCACAGTTTGAAAGTTTGCGCAGGGATTTCAACGCTTCCATTCGTCAGCTCCGGGACGTGCTTGTTACCGTCGGCCATTCAGTCGAAACGGTCACGAATGGCAGCTCGGGCGTCTCGGCCGCATCTGAAAATCTTTCAAGACGCACGGAGCAGCAGGCGGCTTCGCTCGAGGAAACTGCAGCGGCGTTGGAGGAGATAACCGTCAACGTTGCATCGACCACGAAGAGGACGGCTGAGGCGCGCGGAGCCGTCCAACAGATGCGAGATCATGCGGAAATGTCCGGTCGGGTTGTACGCGATGCTATCGGCGCCATGAATCGCATTGAAAACTCCTCCAAGCAGATTTCCCAGATCATCAGCGTCATCGACGCGATCGCCTTCCAAACGAACCTCCTGGCGCTGAACGCCGGCGTCGAAGCAGCGCGTGCTGGCGACGCGGGAAAAGGCTTTGCGGTTGTTGCCCAGGAGGTCAGGGAGCTTGCACAGCGCTCAGCGACAGCGGCAAAAGAAATCAAGGATCTCATCGGCAATTCAGCTCTTGCCGTCGACGAAGGCGTAAGGCTCGTGAGTGAAACCGGATCGGGCCTGAGAACGATTGAAGAGCTTGTGCAGGATGTAAATCTTCATATGGACGCAATCGCAACGGCCTCCCAGGAACAATCGTCGGGCCTGCGCGAGATCAACGGCGCGGTTAACCATATGGACCATGCCACTCAAGAAAATGCGAGCATGGTCGCGGAGATGAATACTGCAGGATCGCACCTCGCTCAAGAGAGCCAAAGCCTAGCCGCACTGTTGAAACATTTCCACTTCAAAGACGAGAGCGGGAAGCCACAGAAGGTCACGGGCGAACTTGGGAAGAGCTTCCCGCCCGGTCAGACAATGGTTGACCGCGGAGACTATCCGATGCGCCGTGGTAACCTGGTGCTCGCGCCTTCGAATGATGATTGGCAAGCGTTCTAA
- a CDS encoding ABC transporter permease yields the protein MDFSMTTSDSKTEAPSRSLRGKSAISWILGLPPAYYVLAILVAVAPAVSATLINPNYWFVILKQSAPLGIAVLAQSLVMRVRSIDLSVSGIFAFAIYLASSGQLNNYPPLMTVLMPVVIGLAVGGVNGILVAYVRASAVISTLSVSAILIGIVQYMSAGRAPGSTPSWLRILTSGNIHGLSYSVVLWIVIAALISIAFRFLIVGRYFRAVGDNPRAAETTGIPLARTIFVSHTLAGALTGIAALVQVSALAVGTIKPGFDTFMNALAATILGGVTFGVDRGGVAGPFVAVVAFSFLFAMLTVFGIQEPGKLIVQGVIIAFAAIIYGARAGRV from the coding sequence ATGGACTTCTCGATGACCACATCAGACTCGAAAACTGAAGCACCATCTCGCTCATTGAGGGGTAAGAGCGCCATTTCGTGGATACTCGGGCTACCGCCCGCATACTATGTGCTCGCAATCCTGGTTGCGGTTGCTCCAGCAGTGAGCGCCACGCTCATAAATCCCAACTACTGGTTTGTAATCCTCAAGCAGTCAGCGCCGCTCGGGATCGCGGTGCTCGCCCAGTCGCTTGTCATGCGGGTGCGATCCATCGATCTCTCTGTCAGCGGTATTTTCGCGTTCGCGATTTATTTGGCCAGCTCGGGCCAGCTCAACAACTATCCACCGCTAATGACCGTCCTCATGCCTGTTGTGATTGGGCTAGCTGTGGGGGGTGTAAACGGAATACTCGTAGCATACGTGCGCGCTTCTGCCGTTATCTCCACACTAAGTGTTTCGGCCATTCTGATTGGGATCGTCCAATACATGAGCGCCGGCCGCGCGCCCGGTTCAACGCCAAGCTGGCTTCGAATACTTACGAGCGGCAATATCCACGGCCTTTCCTATTCCGTGGTCCTGTGGATCGTCATCGCCGCCCTGATTTCTATCGCATTTCGCTTTCTCATCGTCGGGCGTTACTTCAGGGCCGTCGGCGACAATCCGAGGGCGGCGGAAACTACAGGAATTCCGTTGGCACGTACGATTTTTGTCTCGCACACGCTCGCGGGCGCCCTGACAGGCATCGCGGCCCTGGTCCAGGTATCCGCGTTGGCGGTCGGCACCATCAAGCCAGGCTTCGACACCTTCATGAATGCGCTCGCCGCCACGATCCTCGGCGGTGTGACGTTCGGCGTCGACCGGGGCGGCGTCGCCGGGCCGTTCGTTGCCGTCGTTGCCTTCAGCTTCCTGTTCGCGATGCTGACCGTCTTCGGCATCCAGGAGCCGGGCAAGCTTATCGTCCAGGGCGTGATCATTGCATTTGCCGCAATCATCTACGGTGCGCGCGCGGGTCGCGTCTAG
- a CDS encoding sugar ABC transporter ATP-binding protein, translating into MSTLVEMVGINKSFGFTKVLSDVRFSLERGSVHALMGENGAGKSTLMRILAGVYQPGAGSVRLRGEEVNFRSPKEARLAGVSTVFQEFTLIPNLTVAENMFLGHEPRRIDGSIDSVEVVKRARALLADVFPQLDATAIVETLTVAQQQAVEIAKGLTSNADVFIFDEPTAALNSTDVAHLFKVIRDLKAQHKAVVYISHRMNEVFELCDTITVMKDGAWVRTARAQDFNLQTLVATMVGRELQNFFPPRSQATGAAMLEVSDLRLDDSSSTVTFVVRKGEIIGLAGLEGQGQREIMRAIVGVESPKAIAVWRAGPDNSMHVVNVGSGFARAVASGIGFIPEDRKQEGLFLRLPIYDNIALGKQLNRNMASVAWRSVSKVREVIKSLRVAAADPNAPVGKLSGGNQQKVLLGRWLLSGVDILVIEEPTRGVDVGAKAEIYRLLRDFSDRGGAVVVSSREHAELIGLCDSILVVHDRKIVGQMSAEGATEERILETALGASASPDPRAAVH; encoded by the coding sequence ATGAGCACGCTTGTCGAGATGGTCGGCATCAACAAATCGTTTGGTTTCACGAAAGTCCTTTCGGACGTTCGCTTTTCCCTGGAACGTGGCTCCGTGCACGCTCTGATGGGGGAAAACGGCGCGGGGAAGTCCACCCTGATGCGTATTCTGGCGGGGGTATATCAGCCGGGCGCAGGAAGTGTTCGGCTCCGCGGGGAGGAAGTCAATTTCCGTTCCCCTAAGGAGGCACGGTTGGCGGGAGTGTCGACGGTGTTTCAGGAGTTTACCCTGATCCCCAATCTCACCGTTGCTGAGAACATGTTCCTGGGCCACGAACCTCGTCGCATTGACGGTTCGATCGATAGCGTCGAGGTAGTGAAACGCGCTCGCGCTTTGCTGGCTGACGTATTTCCACAGCTCGACGCAACCGCGATCGTCGAGACACTGACTGTCGCGCAGCAGCAGGCAGTTGAGATCGCGAAGGGACTTACGTCGAACGCGGACGTATTCATCTTCGACGAGCCAACGGCGGCGTTGAACTCGACCGATGTCGCGCATCTTTTCAAGGTTATCCGCGACCTTAAGGCTCAACATAAGGCTGTCGTCTACATCTCTCATCGCATGAATGAAGTCTTCGAACTATGCGACACCATCACCGTCATGAAAGATGGCGCTTGGGTAAGGACTGCAAGAGCGCAGGACTTCAACTTGCAAACGCTGGTAGCGACAATGGTTGGTCGCGAACTTCAGAACTTCTTTCCGCCGCGCTCGCAGGCCACCGGAGCGGCAATGCTGGAGGTTTCGGACTTGCGCCTCGACGACAGCAGCTCGACAGTCACTTTCGTTGTCAGAAAAGGTGAAATCATCGGGCTGGCAGGGCTCGAAGGACAGGGCCAGCGAGAGATAATGCGTGCCATTGTGGGCGTTGAATCGCCAAAGGCCATCGCCGTGTGGCGTGCCGGCCCCGACAACAGCATGCACGTGGTGAATGTAGGGTCAGGGTTCGCTCGCGCGGTCGCATCAGGAATCGGTTTTATCCCTGAGGACAGGAAGCAGGAAGGGCTGTTCCTGCGCCTGCCTATCTACGACAACATCGCGCTGGGAAAACAGCTCAATCGGAATATGGCAAGCGTTGCGTGGCGATCGGTGTCGAAGGTCCGCGAGGTGATCAAGTCGTTACGAGTTGCGGCCGCCGATCCCAATGCGCCCGTAGGTAAACTCTCGGGCGGGAATCAGCAGAAGGTGCTGCTGGGCCGCTGGTTGCTCTCCGGAGTGGACATCCTCGTTATTGAGGAGCCCACGCGCGGCGTCGACGTCGGTGCAAAGGCAGAGATTTACAGATTGCTGCGGGACTTCAGTGATCGTGGCGGTGCGGTCGTGGTTTCGTCGCGCGAGCACGCTGAGCTTATAGGGCTCTGCGACAGCATTTTGGTCGTTCATGACAGGAAGATCGTCGGGCAGATGTCCGCAGAGGGGGCGACCGAGGAAAGAATCCTCGAGACTGCGCTGGGGGCGAGTGCGTCACCGGATCCCCGTGCTGCGGTGCATTGA
- a CDS encoding NAD(P)-dependent alcohol dehydrogenase: MVKITAAVAVKPKSPLEFRELELADPEGNEILVRTVASGICHTDLLLRDGIFGPPAPVIPGHEGVGVVEAVGPEVQSLKVGDHVALSQSSCGFCADCRRSHPMNCQNYTQYNLTGLRPNGKKALLCDEVGIGSNFVGQSSFATHILATENNAALLPKTDLDLTDAAPLGCGMATGAGTVINAMKPEIGSTIAVFGAGAVGMAAVMAAKVRRCSKIIIIDLNQQRLDMAMGLGATHAINGKDPDVVNQIHALTGGGADFAIDAVGIIPVILNSIKCTRAGGHVVLLGLDALGNDIPIPLDLMVFNRKIQGAILGDQIPQLFIPQMMDLNQAGLFPFQKLITKYPFEKINEAIADAEAGRVIKPVVVFN; encoded by the coding sequence ATGGTGAAAATCACTGCGGCTGTCGCCGTGAAGCCAAAGAGCCCGCTGGAATTCCGTGAACTCGAACTGGCTGACCCCGAAGGCAACGAGATCCTGGTTCGCACGGTTGCGAGCGGGATCTGCCACACGGACTTGCTGCTTCGCGACGGTATTTTTGGCCCGCCGGCACCGGTGATCCCGGGGCACGAAGGCGTCGGCGTCGTCGAGGCGGTCGGACCAGAAGTTCAGAGCCTCAAAGTGGGTGATCACGTCGCACTGAGCCAGAGCTCATGCGGATTCTGCGCCGACTGCCGCCGTTCTCACCCAATGAACTGCCAAAACTATACCCAGTACAATCTTACGGGGCTTCGTCCGAATGGTAAGAAGGCATTGCTCTGCGATGAAGTTGGCATTGGCAGCAATTTCGTGGGCCAGTCGTCCTTTGCGACGCATATCCTTGCGACTGAAAACAATGCAGCGCTTTTGCCGAAAACAGACCTCGACCTTACCGACGCTGCGCCACTCGGGTGCGGCATGGCAACGGGTGCAGGAACAGTGATAAACGCGATGAAGCCGGAAATAGGGTCGACGATAGCCGTTTTCGGCGCAGGTGCTGTCGGCATGGCCGCCGTGATGGCCGCCAAAGTTCGTCGGTGCAGCAAGATTATCATCATAGATCTGAATCAGCAGAGGCTAGACATGGCCATGGGGCTTGGTGCCACACATGCGATCAACGGCAAAGATCCCGACGTAGTCAACCAGATCCATGCGCTGACGGGCGGCGGTGCCGACTTCGCGATTGACGCAGTTGGCATCATTCCGGTTATTCTGAACTCGATCAAGTGCACCCGTGCCGGCGGGCACGTTGTCTTGCTCGGCCTCGACGCGCTCGGTAACGACATTCCCATCCCCCTCGATCTAATGGTGTTCAATCGCAAGATCCAGGGTGCGATCCTTGGTGATCAGATTCCACAGCTGTTCATTCCGCAGATGATGGATCTTAATCAGGCTGGGCTTTTCCCCTTCCAAAAATTGATCACCAAGTATCCCTTCGAGAAGATCAACGAAGCGATCGCGGACGCCGAAGCCGGGCGAGTGATCAAGCCGGTCGTCGTTTTCAATTAG
- a CDS encoding ABC transporter permease, producing the protein MNSFASRLKLPYRAGAIGLSIGTLLVMVVASVILLPDFMDPENLSNLLAQSTVLVISALGQTFVILTGGLDVSVGSVISLTTTIMTLDLPEITRVLICIAVAMGFGVANGYGVARLNVHPIIMTLTTMGIGQGIALIILPIPGGRVPEWLSGSVAGSIGPVPNSLFWLITASLFASWILYRRPFGLYLFASGGNDFNARMNGVPVERTIIKAYVLSALFACAAGMFLAGRLASGDPKGGASFGIESVTAAALGGVHLAGGIGSIVGTVVGAAILGTVNNVMNLANVSAFLQSVVKGVLLLVLVVSQRRKTIGL; encoded by the coding sequence ATGAATTCATTTGCCAGTCGCCTGAAGCTCCCTTATCGCGCGGGAGCGATCGGGCTTTCCATTGGAACGCTCCTGGTGATGGTTGTCGCCTCGGTAATATTATTGCCGGACTTCATGGATCCGGAGAATTTGTCTAATCTCCTGGCGCAATCGACGGTGCTCGTCATCTCGGCTCTCGGTCAGACGTTCGTCATTCTCACTGGCGGCCTCGACGTGTCGGTTGGGTCCGTCATCAGTCTAACGACGACGATCATGACGCTTGATCTTCCTGAGATAACCCGCGTGCTTATCTGCATCGCGGTGGCGATGGGGTTCGGAGTAGCGAACGGTTACGGTGTCGCGCGCCTCAATGTACATCCAATCATCATGACGCTGACAACAATGGGCATCGGCCAAGGTATCGCGTTGATCATTTTGCCAATCCCAGGTGGGCGCGTTCCGGAGTGGCTTTCCGGCTCGGTAGCCGGATCCATCGGCCCCGTACCTAACTCATTGTTTTGGTTGATCACGGCATCGCTCTTCGCATCCTGGATTCTCTATCGTCGTCCCTTCGGCCTCTACCTCTTCGCTTCCGGCGGCAATGACTTCAACGCACGGATGAACGGTGTTCCCGTCGAGCGCACCATCATCAAAGCGTATGTTCTTTCCGCTCTATTCGCATGCGCTGCGGGGATGTTTCTTGCAGGTCGCCTTGCATCGGGTGATCCTAAGGGCGGCGCTTCATTCGGGATTGAGTCTGTAACGGCTGCAGCATTGGGTGGGGTCCACCTCGCCGGGGGCATCGGAAGCATTGTGGGAACCGTCGTTGGCGCGGCGATCCTCGGGACAGTGAATAATGTGATGAATCTGGCCAACGTCTCTGCATTTCTTCAGTCGGTCGTCAAGGGTGTGTTGCTTCTCGTACTCGTCGTTTCGCAGCGACGCAAAACAATCGGACTTTGA